The following proteins come from a genomic window of Streptococcus pneumoniae:
- the fabZ gene encoding 3-hydroxyacyl-ACP dehydratase FabZ, with protein sequence MIDIQGIKEALPHRYPMLLVDRVLEVSEDTIVAIKNVTINEPFFNGHFPQYPVMPGVLIMEALAQTAGVLELSKPENKGKLVFYAGMDKVKFKKQVVPGDQLVMTATFVKRRGTIAVVEAKAEVDGKLAASGILTFAIGN encoded by the coding sequence ATGATCGATATTCAAGGAATCAAAGAAGCTCTTCCCCACCGTTATCCTATGCTTCTAGTGGACCGTGTCTTGGAAGTGAGCGAGGATACCATTGTTGCTATCAAAAATGTGACCATTAACGAACCTTTCTTTAACGGCCACTTTCCTCAATACCCAGTTATGCCAGGTGTTCTGATTATGGAAGCCTTGGCGCAAACTGCTGGTGTGTTGGAGTTATCAAAACCTGAAAATAAAGGAAAACTGGTCTTTTACGCTGGTATGGACAAGGTTAAGTTCAAGAAGCAAGTTGTACCAGGCGACCAATTGGTTATGACAGCGACTTTTGTAAAACGTCGTGGCACCATAGCTGTGGTTGAAGCAAAGGCTGAAGTGGATGGCAAGCTTGCAGCCAGTGGTATCCTTACTTTTGCAATTGGGAACTAA
- the accB gene encoding acetyl-CoA carboxylase biotin carboxyl carrier protein: MNLNDIKDLMTQFDQSSLREFSYKNGTDELQFSKNEARPVPEVATQVAPAPVLATPSPVAPTSAPAETVAEEVPAPAEASVASEGNLVESPLVGVVYLAAGPDKPAFVTVGDSVKKGQTLVIIEAMKVMNEIPAPKDGVVTEILVSNEEMVEFGKGLVRIK; encoded by the coding sequence ATGAATTTAAACGATATTAAAGACTTGATGACTCAATTTGACCAGTCAAGTTTGAGAGAATTTTCTTATAAAAATGGGACGGATGAGTTGCAGTTTAGCAAGAATGAAGCGAGACCTGTGCCTGAAGTTGCAACTCAAGTCGCTCCAGCACCCGTTCTAGCAACACCGAGTCCAGTAGCTCCTACATCTGCTCCAGCAGAGACTGTAGCAGAAGAAGTTCCAGCTCCAGCTGAAGCAAGTGTGGCTAGTGAGGGAAATCTTGTAGAGAGTCCACTTGTTGGAGTGGTTTACTTGGCTGCTGGACCAGATAAACCTGCCTTCGTTACAGTTGGTGATAGTGTCAAAAAAGGTCAAACATTGGTAATTATCGAAGCCATGAAAGTCATGAATGAAATCCCAGCTCCTAAGGATGGTGTGGTAACGGAAATTCTCGTCTCTAACGAAGAAATGGTTGAGTTTGGTAAAGGATTGGTACGTATCAAATGA
- the fabF gene encoding beta-ketoacyl-ACP synthase II — protein sequence MKLNRVVVTGYGVTSPIGNTPEEFWNSLATGKIGIGGITKFDHSDFDVHNAAEIQDFPFDKYFVKKDTNRFDNYSLYALYAAQEAVNHANLDVEALNRDRFGVIVASGIGGIKEIEDQVLRLHEKGPKRVKPMTLPKALPNMASGNVAMRFGANGVCKSINTACSSSNDAIGDAFRSIKFGFQDVMLVGGTEASITPFAIAGFQALTALSTTEDPTRASIPFDKDRNGFVMGEGSGMLVLESLEHAEKRGATILAEVVGYGNTCDAYHMTSPHPEGQGAIKAIKLALEEAEISPEQVAYVNAHGTSTPANEKGESGAIVAVLGKEVPVSSTKSFTGHLLGAAGAVEAIVTIEAMRHNFVPMTAGTSEVSDYIEANVVYGQGLEKEIPYAISNTFGFGGHNAVLAFKRWENR from the coding sequence ATGAAACTAAATCGAGTAGTGGTAACAGGTTATGGAGTAACATCTCCAATCGGAAATACACCAGAAGAATTTTGGAATAGTTTAGCAACTGGGAAAATCGGCATTGGTGGCATTACAAAATTTGATCATAGTGACTTTGATGTGCATAATGCGGCAGAAATCCAAGATTTTCCGTTCGATAAATACTTTGTAAAAAAAGATACCAACCGTTTTGATAACTATTCTTTATATGCCTTGTATGCAGCCCAAGAGGCTGTAAATCATGCCAATCTTGATGTAGAGGCTCTTAATAGGGATCGTTTTGGTGTTATCGTTGCATCTGGTATTGGTGGAATCAAGGAAATTGAAGATCAGGTACTTCGCCTTCATGAAAAAGGACCCAAACGTGTCAAACCAATGACTCTTCCAAAAGCTTTACCAAATATGGCTTCTGGGAATGTAGCCATGCGTTTTGGTGCAAACGGTGTTTGTAAATCTATCAATACTGCCTGCTCTTCATCAAATGATGCGATTGGGGATGCCTTCCGCTCCATTAAGTTTGGTTTCCAAGATGTGATGTTGGTGGGAGGAACAGAAGCTTCTATCACACCTTTTGCCATCGCTGGTTTCCAAGCCTTAACAGCTCTCTCTACTACAGAGGATCCAACTCGTGCTTCGATCCCATTTGATAAGGATCGCAATGGGTTTGTTATGGGTGAAGGTTCAGGGATGTTGGTTCTAGAAAGTCTTGAACACGCTGAAAAACGTGGAGCTACTATCCTGGCTGAAGTGGTTGGTTACGGAAATACTTGTGATGCCTACCACATGACTTCTCCACATCCAGAAGGTCAGGGAGCTATCAAGGCCATCAAACTAGCCTTGGAAGAAGCTGAGATTTCTCCAGAGCAAGTAGCCTATGTCAATGCTCACGGAACGTCAACTCCTGCCAATGAAAAAGGAGAAAGTGGTGCTATCGTAGCTGTTCTTGGTAAGGAAGTACCTGTATCATCAACCAAGTCTTTTACAGGACATTTGCTGGGGGCTGCGGGTGCAGTAGAAGCTATCGTCACCATCGAAGCTATGCGTCATAACTTTGTACCAATGACAGCTGGGACAAGTGAAGTATCAGATTATATCGAAGCTAATGTCGTTTATGGACAAGGCTTGGAGAAAGAAATTCCATACGCTATTTCAAATACTTTTGGTTTTGGAGGCCACAATGCAGTTCTTGCTTTCAAACGTTGGGAGAATAGATAA
- the fabG gene encoding 3-oxoacyl-[acyl-carrier-protein] reductase, giving the protein MKLEHKNIFITGSSRGIGLAIAHKFAQAGANIVLNSRGAISEELLAEFSNYGIKVVPISGDVSDFADAKRMIDQAIAELGSVDVLVNNAGITQDTLMLKMTEADFEKVLKVNLTGAFNMTQSVLKPMMKAREGAIINMSSVVGLMGNIGQANYAASKAGLIGFTKSVAREVASRNIRVNVIAPGMIESDMTAILSDKIKEATLAQIPMKEFGQAEQVADLTVFLAGQDYLTGQVVAIDGGLSM; this is encoded by the coding sequence ATGAAACTAGAACATAAAAATATCTTTATTACAGGTTCGAGTCGTGGAATTGGTCTTGCCATCGCCCACAAGTTTGCTCAAGCAGGAGCCAACATTGTCTTAAACAGTCGTGGGGCAATCTCAGAAGAATTGCTCGCTGAGTTTTCAAACTATGGTATCAAGGTGGTTCCCATTTCAGGAGATGTATCAGATTTTGCAGACGCTAAGCGTATGATTGATCAAGCTATTGCAGAACTGGGTTCAGTAGATGTTTTGGTCAACAATGCAGGGATTACCCAAGATACTCTTATGCTCAAGATGACAGAAGCAGATTTTGAAAAAGTGCTCAAGGTCAATCTGACTGGTGCCTTTAATATGACACAATCAGTCTTGAAACCGATGATGAAAGCCAGAGAAGGTGCTATCATTAATATGTCTAGTGTTGTTGGTTTGATGGGGAATATTGGTCAAGCTAATTATGCTGCTTCTAAGGCTGGCTTGATTGGCTTTACCAAGTCTGTGGCACGCGAGGTCGCTAGTCGGAATATACGAGTCAATGTGATTGCTCCAGGAATGATTGAGTCTGATATGACAGCTATCTTATCAGATAAGATTAAGGAAGCTACACTAGCTCAGATTCCGATGAAAGAATTTGGGCAGGCAGAGCAGGTTGCAGATTTGACAGTATTTTTAGCAGGCCAAGATTATCTAACTGGTCAAGTGGTTGCCATTGATGGTGGCTTAAGTATGTAG
- the fabD gene encoding ACP S-malonyltransferase — protein MTKTAFLFAGQGAQYLGMGRDFYDQYPIVKETIDRASQVLGYDLRYLIDTEEDKLNQTRYTQPAILATSVAIYRLLQEKGYQPDMVAGLSLGEYSALVASGALDFEDAVALVAKRGAYMEEAAPADSGKMVAVLNTPVEVIEEACQKASELGVVTPANYNTPAQIVIAGEVVAVDRAVELLQEAGAKRLIPLKVSGPFHTALLEPASQKLAETLAQVSFSDFTCPLVGNTEAAVMQKEDIAQLLTRQVKEPVRFYESIGVMQEAGISNFIEIGPGKVLSGFVKKIDQTAHLAHVEDQASLVALLEK, from the coding sequence ATGACTAAAACAGCCTTTTTATTTGCTGGTCAAGGTGCCCAGTATCTAGGGATGGGACGGGATTTCTATGATCAGTATCCGATTGTCAAAGAAACGATTGATCGAGCGAGTCAGGTGCTCGGTTATGATTTACGTTATCTCATCGATACGGAAGAAGACAAACTCAATCAGACCCGCTATACGCAACCAGCCATTCTAGCGACTTCGGTTGCTATCTACCGTTTATTGCAAGAAAAGGGCTATCAGCCTGATATGGTTGCTGGTTTGTCTCTTGGAGAATACTCTGCCTTGGTGGCAAGCGGCGCCTTGGATTTTGAAGATGCGGTTGCCTTGGTAGCTAAGCGTGGAGCCTATATGGAAGAAGCGGCTCCTGCTGACTCTGGCAAGATGGTAGCAGTTCTCAATACGCCAGTAGAGGTCATTGAAGAAGCCTGTCAAAAAGCTTCTGAACTTGGAGTGGTTACTCCAGCCAACTATAACACACCTGCACAAATCGTCATTGCTGGAGAAGTGGTTGCAGTTGATCGAGCGGTTGAACTTTTGCAAGAAGCAGGTGCCAAACGCTTGATTCCTCTTAAGGTGTCAGGTCCCTTTCACACCGCTCTCCTTGAGCCTGCTAGCCAGAAACTAGCTGAAACTCTAGCTCAGGTAAGTTTTTCAGATTTTACTTGTCCCCTAGTCGGCAATACAGAAGCTGCTGTGATGCAAAAAGAGGACATTGCTCAGCTCTTGACGCGTCAGGTCAAGGAACCCGTTCGTTTCTATGAAAGTATTGGGGTCATGCAAGAAGCAGGCATAAGCAACTTTATCGAGATTGGACCGGGGAAAGTCTTGTCAGGTTTTGTTAAAAAAATTGATCAAACTGCTCACTTAGCTCATGTGGAAGATCAAGCGAGTTTAGTAGCACTTTTAGAAAAATAG
- the fabK gene encoding enoyl-[acyl-carrier-protein] reductase FabK, translated as MKTRITELLKIDYPIFQGGMAWVADGDLAGAVSKAGGLGIIGGGNAPKEVVKANIDKIKSLTDKPFGVNIMLLSPFVEDIVDLVIEEGVKVVTTGAGNPSKYMERFHEAGIIVIPVVPSVALAKRMEKIGADAVIAEGMEAGGHIGKLTTMTLVRQVATAISIPVIAAGGIADGEGAAAGFMLGAEAVQVGTRFVVAKESNAHPNYKEKILKARDIDTTISAQHFGHAVRAIKNQLTRDFELAEKDAFKQEDPDLEIFEQMGAGALAKAVVHGDVDGGSVMAGQIAGLVSKEETAEEILKDLYYGAAKKIQEEASRWAGVVRND; from the coding sequence ATGAAAACGCGTATTACAGAATTATTGAAGATTGACTATCCTATTTTCCAAGGAGGGATGGCCTGGGTTGCTGATGGTGATTTGGCAGGGGCTGTTTCCAAGGCTGGAGGATTAGGAATTATCGGTGGGGGAAATGCCCCGAAAGAAGTTGTCAAGGCCAATATTGATAAAATCAAATCATTGACTGATAAACCCTTTGGGGTCAACATCATGCTCTTATCTCCCTTTGTGGAAGATATCGTGGATCTCGTTATTGAAGAAGGTGTTAAAGTTGTCACAACAGGAGCAGGAAATCCAAGCAAGTATATGGAACGTTTCCATGAAGCTGGGATAATCGTTATTCCTGTTGTTCCTAGTGTCGCTTTAGCTAAACGCATGGAAAAAATCGGTGCAGACGCTGTTATTGCAGAAGGAATGGAAGCTGGGGGGCATATCGGTAAATTAACAACCATGACCTTGGTGCGACAGGTAGCCACAGCTATATCTATTCCTGTTATTGCTGCAGGAGGAATTGCGGATGGTGAAGGTGCTGCGGCTGGCTTTATGCTAGGTGCAGAGGCTGTACAGGTGGGGACACGGTTTGTAGTTGCAAAAGAGTCGAATGCCCATCCAAACTACAAGGAGAAAATTTTAAAAGCAAGGGATATTGATACTACGATTTCAGCTCAGCACTTTGGTCATGCTGTTCGTGCTATTAAAAATCAGTTGACTAGAGATTTTGAACTGGCTGAAAAAGATGCCTTTAAGCAGGAAGATCCTGATTTAGAAATCTTTGAACAAATGGGAGCAGGTGCCCTAGCCAAAGCAGTTGTTCACGGTGATGTGGATGGTGGCTCTGTCATGGCAGGTCAAATCGCAGGGCTTGTTTCTAAAGAAGAAACAGCTGAAGAAATCCTAAAAGATTTGTATTACGGAGCCGCTAAGAAAATTCAAGAAGAAGCCTCTCGCTGGGCAGGAGTTGTAAGAAATGACTAA
- a CDS encoding acyl carrier protein codes for MAVFEKVQEIIVEELGKDASEVTLESTFDDLDADSLDLFQVISEIEDAFDIQIEAENDLKTVGDLVAYVEEQAK; via the coding sequence ATGGCAGTATTTGAAAAAGTACAAGAAATTATCGTTGAAGAACTTGGAAAAGACGCATCAGAAGTAACACTTGAATCAACTTTTGATGATTTGGACGCAGATTCATTGGACTTGTTCCAAGTAATCTCAGAAATCGAAGATGCTTTTGATATCCAAATCGAAGCAGAAAATGACTTGAAAACAGTTGGTGACTTGGTTGCTTACGTTGAAGAGCAAGCAAAATAA